A single genomic interval of Picosynechococcus sp. PCC 7003 harbors:
- a CDS encoding rubredoxin, which yields MSDRPIEKTLAEQAPASYECPSCGYIYTPAKGESRTNTPPGTAFEDLPLIWNCPVCSVDRGQFRNIGAADAPSGFEENLKYGFGVNNLSSNQKNLLIFGAMGLAILFFLSLYGLD from the coding sequence ATGAGCGATCGCCCCATAGAAAAAACCCTCGCCGAACAGGCCCCCGCCAGTTACGAATGCCCCAGCTGCGGCTACATTTACACCCCTGCCAAAGGCGAAAGCCGCACCAACACGCCACCGGGCACAGCCTTTGAAGATTTACCCCTCATTTGGAACTGTCCTGTTTGTAGCGTGGATCGTGGCCAATTTCGCAATATCGGTGCTGCAGATGCCCCCTCAGGTTTTGAAGAAAATCTGAAATATGGTTTCGGCGTAAATAACCTCAGTTCCAACCAAAAAAACCTACTCATTTTTGGGGCCATGGGCTTGGCAATACTTTTCTTCCTGAGCCTCTACGGTCTGGACTAA
- the uvrC gene encoding excinuclease ABC subunit UvrC encodes MATLNSMPLLQDPGQLQQRLREIPAEPGVYFMHSRQGDILYIGKSKTLRNRVRSYFRDARLHSPRIEMMVQQVADIEFIVTDTEAEALALEANLIKQHQPYYNVLLKDDKKYPYVCITWSEDYPRFFITRKRHVGNKGDRYYGPYVDTRLLRHTLGLMKRIFPLRQRRQPLFKHRPCLNYDIGRCPGVCQQLISPQEYRQTVQKVAMVFQGRSGELIESLMDQMNQAAENLQFEKAAQIRDQIKAIGALNADQKVSLPDDRISRDAIALAADERHCAIQLFQVRAGRLVGRLGFFTSLPENLGPDLTVEYGKILQHVLETHYANVDGVEIPAEILVQYPLRDQEWLGQFLGDRRGSKVQILQPQRQLKAELIAMVERNAQYELGRTQRTATKNLAALEDLASLLDLPELPKRIEGYDISHIQGSNAVASQVVFIDGIPAKQDYRHYKIKNPDIHIGRSDDFASMAEIMRRRFKKGLATDCPDLIMIDGGKGQLSAVMGVLEELNLADKLNVISLAKKQEQVYLPYESDPIHSEKEQPGIQLLRRVRDEAHRFAVGFHRQQRLKSSRRSQLDDIPGLGHHRKKQLLAHFHSLDYLREAKPAQIAEVKGIGPRLAEEIYDYFHPS; translated from the coding sequence ATGGCTACTTTAAACTCAATGCCTCTGTTGCAAGATCCTGGGCAATTGCAACAACGTCTCCGGGAAATTCCGGCAGAACCGGGGGTTTATTTTATGCACAGTCGCCAGGGAGATATTCTCTACATTGGCAAGTCCAAAACCCTGCGGAATCGGGTGCGGTCTTATTTCCGCGATGCCCGGTTGCATTCGCCTCGCATCGAAATGATGGTGCAGCAGGTGGCAGACATTGAATTTATCGTCACGGATACAGAAGCGGAAGCCCTGGCCCTAGAAGCAAACCTCATCAAACAGCATCAACCCTATTACAATGTGCTGCTCAAGGATGATAAAAAATATCCCTATGTGTGCATTACTTGGTCGGAGGATTATCCGCGTTTTTTCATTACCCGCAAACGCCACGTCGGCAATAAAGGCGATCGCTACTATGGCCCCTATGTAGACACAAGATTACTGCGGCACACCTTGGGACTGATGAAACGGATTTTTCCGCTCCGGCAACGGCGACAACCGCTTTTTAAACATCGGCCCTGTTTGAACTACGATATTGGCCGCTGTCCGGGGGTTTGTCAGCAGTTGATTTCCCCCCAGGAATATCGACAGACGGTGCAAAAGGTGGCGATGGTCTTCCAGGGGCGCAGTGGGGAATTAATTGAAAGCTTGATGGATCAAATGAATCAGGCTGCGGAGAATCTCCAGTTTGAAAAAGCAGCCCAAATCCGCGACCAAATCAAAGCGATTGGTGCCCTCAATGCGGATCAAAAGGTGAGTTTACCCGATGATCGAATTTCCCGGGATGCGATCGCCTTGGCTGCCGATGAACGTCATTGTGCGATTCAACTCTTTCAAGTGCGGGCGGGACGACTGGTGGGAAGGTTAGGTTTTTTCACCTCCCTGCCAGAAAATTTGGGGCCAGATTTAACGGTGGAGTACGGCAAAATTCTTCAACACGTTTTAGAAACCCACTATGCCAACGTGGATGGGGTGGAAATTCCAGCGGAAATCTTGGTGCAATATCCCCTCCGGGATCAGGAATGGTTAGGGCAATTTTTAGGCGATCGCCGGGGCAGTAAAGTACAAATTCTCCAACCGCAACGGCAACTCAAAGCAGAACTGATTGCGATGGTAGAACGTAACGCTCAATATGAACTGGGCCGCACCCAACGCACCGCCACCAAGAATTTAGCCGCCCTCGAAGATTTAGCCAGTCTCTTGGATTTACCCGAACTCCCCAAGCGCATCGAAGGTTACGACATTTCCCACATCCAAGGCTCCAATGCGGTGGCCTCCCAGGTGGTTTTTATCGATGGGATTCCTGCAAAACAAGATTATCGCCACTACAAAATTAAAAATCCCGACATTCACATTGGCCGCTCCGATGACTTTGCCAGCATGGCCGAAATTATGCGGCGGCGCTTTAAGAAAGGTTTAGCAACAGATTGTCCCGATCTGATCATGATTGACGGGGGTAAAGGTCAGTTGTCGGCAGTGATGGGGGTTTTAGAGGAACTCAACCTGGCCGATAAGTTAAACGTGATTAGCCTGGCTAAAAAACAGGAGCAGGTCTATCTCCCCTATGAGTCTGATCCCATTCACAGTGAAAAAGAACAGCCGGGGATCCAGCTCCTGCGCCGGGTAAGGGACGAAGCTCACCGCTTTGCTGTTGGCTTCCACCGACAACAACGTCTTAAATCCAGCAGGCGATCGCAACTGGACGACATCCCTGGTTTAGGGCACCACCGCAAAAAACAACTCCTCGCCCATTTCCATTCCCTCGACTATCTCCGGGAGGCCAAACCCGCACAAATTGCTGAAGTGAAAGGAATCGGGCCGCGCCTTGCCGAGGAAATTTACGATTATTTTCACCCTTCGTGA
- the psbF gene encoding cytochrome b559 subunit beta, which translates to MTSGPNQPVSYPIFTVRWLAVHTLAVPSVFFLGAIAAMQFIQR; encoded by the coding sequence ATGACAAGCGGTCCTAACCAACCTGTTTCTTATCCGATTTTTACCGTCCGTTGGTTGGCGGTTCACACCCTGGCTGTACCCTCGGTTTTCTTCCTAGGGGCGATCGCCGCTATGCAGTTTATTCAACGTTAG
- a CDS encoding alpha/beta hydrolase, with amino-acid sequence MTMKRQLRDLKVWVMVGLLSLGGAWSQRAIAAETLRLKLGPLQQTLQLEDLETFAETGQVPRNLRPYGVFLDGNLQKFLQRRLQIEPEMADQFFNQLWRSPTGKQILAQIQTALPGTSVQDLQATVNLVLGQGVEISALNLLQAYPKRELTIDLTAVAGLLLQLNLPNIQNQLLAPRVTEALESTEPQIFQRSNLNPTAPGPQTVRRQSLILQDAKRDRTIPIDIFDSPQSQSQLVVLSHGFAANRHFLDYLAVHLASHGYTVVTLDHPGSNIQSLFNPGLNLDTLLPATEFVDRPKDIQFVLDQLERLNQDQTLTTRFATDNVTVIGHSFGGYTALAIAGGIVDPIAIRAHCQRATPLTRAPGDWLQCAAAKLPYDQLNLRDERVKQSIALNPLSDQIFGEQGLEKIKIPTLIVASTKDTVTPSLAHQLKPFQQLGGEKYLVVADGATHMSVTDVSNRDSALAQSTLVPEVMGNAAEPVRQMVRGVSLSFLARHQTGGQNYQQFLTGAYVQSLSQGAIKLRLTETISPELERFLSRLPQAPNSAEAATPTQQAAFLNMGRSPNSTPNRTYPQGVLTESLKPLMTNLESETFLAIKPDNFDVLYQKP; translated from the coding sequence ATGACTATGAAAAGACAGTTGCGGGATTTGAAAGTATGGGTGATGGTGGGTCTGTTGAGTTTAGGTGGGGCCTGGAGTCAAAGGGCGATCGCCGCTGAAACCCTCCGATTAAAATTAGGGCCACTTCAACAAACTTTACAATTAGAAGATTTAGAAACCTTTGCCGAAACGGGTCAAGTACCCCGCAACCTCCGACCCTATGGGGTATTTTTGGATGGTAATTTGCAGAAATTTCTCCAACGACGCCTGCAGATCGAGCCAGAGATGGCGGATCAGTTTTTTAATCAGTTGTGGCGATCTCCCACGGGGAAACAGATTTTGGCGCAAATCCAAACGGCCTTACCGGGGACTTCTGTCCAGGATCTCCAGGCGACGGTGAATCTAGTGTTAGGTCAGGGGGTAGAAATCAGCGCCCTGAATTTGTTGCAAGCCTACCCCAAGCGGGAACTGACTATTGATCTCACGGCGGTGGCCGGCCTCTTGTTGCAACTGAATTTACCGAATATTCAGAATCAATTGCTTGCCCCCAGGGTAACTGAAGCCCTCGAAAGTACAGAACCGCAGATTTTTCAACGCTCGAACCTCAACCCCACAGCCCCCGGCCCCCAAACTGTGCGTCGCCAGAGTTTAATTTTGCAAGATGCAAAGCGCGATCGCACCATTCCCATTGATATTTTTGATAGTCCCCAATCCCAGTCTCAGCTAGTGGTTTTGTCCCATGGGTTTGCGGCCAACCGTCATTTTCTCGATTATCTGGCGGTGCATCTGGCCTCCCATGGTTACACCGTCGTTACCCTCGACCACCCCGGCAGTAATATTCAGTCTCTGTTTAATCCGGGCTTAAATCTCGACACCCTGCTCCCGGCGACAGAATTTGTCGATCGCCCCAAGGATATTCAATTTGTCCTGGATCAACTGGAACGCCTCAACCAAGACCAAACCCTCACGACCCGCTTTGCCACGGACAATGTGACAGTGATTGGTCACTCCTTTGGGGGCTATACGGCCTTGGCGATCGCCGGCGGAATTGTCGATCCCATTGCTATCCGCGCCCACTGCCAACGGGCAACCCCTTTAACCAGAGCACCGGGGGACTGGCTCCAATGTGCAGCGGCAAAGCTCCCCTATGACCAGTTAAATTTACGGGATGAACGGGTGAAGCAGTCGATCGCCCTCAATCCCCTCAGCGATCAAATTTTTGGGGAGCAGGGTTTAGAAAAAATTAAAATTCCGACCCTGATCGTTGCCAGCACAAAAGATACCGTCACCCCAAGCTTGGCTCACCAGTTGAAACCATTCCAGCAGTTGGGCGGCGAAAAATATCTCGTCGTCGCCGACGGTGCAACCCACATGAGCGTCACTGATGTTAGCAATCGCGATAGCGCCTTGGCCCAAAGTACCCTTGTCCCAGAAGTGATGGGCAACGCGGCAGAACCAGTCCGACAAATGGTACGAGGGGTAAGCTTAAGCTTTCTGGCGCGCCACCAAACCGGAGGACAAAATTACCAGCAATTTCTCACGGGGGCCTATGTGCAATCCCTCTCCCAGGGGGCGATTAAGCTACGCCTCACGGAAACGATTTCTCCAGAGTTAGAACGATTCCTGAGTCGCTTACCCCAGGCTCCCAATTCTGCCGAAGCAGCGACGCCAACTCAACAGGCTGCTTTTTTGAATATGGGGCGATCGCCAAACTCAACCCCCAACCGCACCTATCCCCAGGGCGTTCTCACGGAAAGCCTTAAGCCCTTGATGACAAACTTGGAATCGGAAACTTTTCTCGCAATAAAGCCGGACAATTTTGATGTCTTGTATCAAAAACCCTGA
- a CDS encoding ABC transporter ATP-binding protein, translated as MLKIRNLTKAYGQRSVLQGLNLHIDAGEIYGLLGPNGAGKTTTINILCNLLQADGGAIEIAASPLSEATKKIIGVAPQENLLYKTLTCAENLRFYGRIYGLSKQDCQTQIGACLEAVGLGDRHGAPVETLSGGMQRRMNIAIALMHRPQLLILDEPTTGLDIETRYEIWQLIQRLRDEGMTILLTTHLLDEAQRLCQRIGILKGGQIIAEGTLPELRQRIPAKEVVLLQTTDREGAITKGTAAGFTQRNYGGDLAFWLPEALELSEILDIFQGVPIDSIARQSIQLEHIYVEITQNHPQTVPEAQII; from the coding sequence ATGTTAAAAATTCGCAACCTCACAAAAGCCTATGGCCAGCGTTCGGTACTCCAGGGCCTGAATTTGCACATCGACGCTGGGGAAATTTATGGTCTCCTGGGGCCAAATGGTGCCGGAAAAACCACAACCATCAATATCCTGTGCAATTTACTCCAGGCCGATGGTGGTGCCATTGAAATTGCCGCCTCTCCCCTTTCTGAAGCAACGAAAAAAATCATTGGGGTCGCCCCCCAGGAAAATTTGCTCTACAAAACCCTCACCTGCGCCGAAAATCTCCGGTTTTATGGTCGCATCTACGGGCTGTCGAAACAGGATTGTCAAACTCAAATCGGCGCTTGTTTAGAGGCAGTGGGACTGGGCGATCGCCACGGTGCCCCCGTCGAAACCCTCAGCGGGGGAATGCAACGGCGGATGAACATTGCCATTGCCCTGATGCACCGACCCCAATTGCTGATTTTAGACGAGCCGACCACGGGCCTAGATATCGAAACCCGCTATGAAATTTGGCAACTGATCCAGCGGCTCCGGGATGAAGGCATGACGATTTTGCTGACAACCCATCTTTTAGATGAAGCTCAGCGGCTCTGTCAGCGCATTGGCATTCTGAAAGGGGGACAAATTATCGCCGAGGGAACACTCCCGGAACTACGCCAACGGATTCCCGCCAAGGAAGTTGTCCTGTTACAAACGACGGATAGAGAAGGGGCGATCACCAAGGGCACAGCCGCCGGCTTTACCCAACGCAACTATGGTGGTGATCTCGCTTTTTGGCTACCGGAGGCCCTAGAGCTTTCCGAAATCCTCGACATTTTCCAGGGTGTTCCCATCGATTCCATTGCCCGCCAAAGCATTCAGCTCGAACATATCTACGTCGAAATCACCCAAAATCACCCCCAAACCGTCCCCGAGGCCCAAATTATCTAG
- a CDS encoding photosystem II reaction center protein L, with product MDRNQNPNRQPVELNRTSLYLGLLLIAVLGILFSSYFFN from the coding sequence ATGGACAGAAATCAAAATCCCAACAGACAGCCTGTGGAACTAAACCGGACTTCTCTATATCTGGGTTTACTCCTGATCGCTGTGCTCGGTATTCTATTTTCCAGCTACTTCTTTAACTAA
- a CDS encoding photosystem II reaction center protein J, which yields MSEGGKIPLWIVAVVAGMGVIAVVGIFFYGAYAGVGSAV from the coding sequence ATGTCTGAAGGCGGAAAAATCCCACTTTGGATCGTTGCAGTTGTCGCTGGTATGGGCGTCATTGCGGTTGTCGGTATCTTTTTCTACGGTGCATATGCAGGGGTAGGCTCTGCGGTTTAG
- the psbE gene encoding cytochrome b559 subunit alpha, with the protein MAGSTGERPFSDIVTSIRYWVIHSITIPMLFIAGWLFVSTGLAYDTFGTPRPDQYFTETRQEIPIVTDRYKAIDQINEFNN; encoded by the coding sequence ATGGCAGGTTCTACCGGAGAACGCCCGTTTTCTGACATTGTGACCAGTATTCGCTACTGGGTTATCCACAGCATCACCATTCCGATGTTATTTATTGCTGGCTGGCTCTTTGTAAGTACTGGCTTGGCTTACGATACTTTCGGGACCCCCCGTCCTGACCAATACTTTACTGAAACTCGTCAAGAGATTCCCATTGTGACTGATCGTTACAAAGCGATTGATCAGATCAATGAGTTTAACAATTAA
- a CDS encoding photosynthesis system II assembly factor Ycf48, protein MTSVLGLLKPLKKAIAAIAVLVLCIGCVQAPTISENPWQEIDLNTDSTFANIAFTDDLQHGWLVGTKETLFETTDGGETWAERVIDLGDEKESFTGVSFSGQEGWITGRPSILLHTDDGGEHWSRIALSSQLPGAPYNITALGPNTAEMVTDLGAIYKTTDGGKNWKALVEGAVGVARTIERSADGKYVAVSARGNFYSTWSPGDTEWTPHNRNSSRRLQSMGFNGEDKLWLLARGGVVQFSDDTNPDNAEAWSEPVTPQYRNSVGLLHIGYRTPAELWAAGGSGSVVVSKDGGDTWFRDAALEEIPTNFYRVVFLNEDKGFILGQQGVILRYDTSTEAA, encoded by the coding sequence ATGACTTCAGTTTTAGGTCTATTAAAACCCTTAAAAAAAGCCATTGCGGCGATCGCCGTTTTGGTATTGTGTATCGGCTGTGTCCAAGCACCAACCATTAGCGAAAACCCCTGGCAAGAAATCGACTTAAACACCGATTCTACCTTTGCCAATATTGCCTTTACCGATGACCTCCAGCATGGTTGGCTTGTCGGCACCAAAGAAACCCTCTTTGAAACCACCGATGGTGGCGAAACCTGGGCCGAGCGAGTCATTGATCTCGGAGACGAAAAAGAAAGTTTTACCGGTGTTAGTTTCTCGGGCCAAGAAGGCTGGATTACCGGACGGCCTTCGATCCTGCTCCACACTGACGATGGTGGTGAGCACTGGAGTCGCATCGCCCTCAGCAGCCAACTGCCCGGTGCCCCTTACAATATCACTGCCCTAGGGCCAAACACCGCCGAAATGGTCACTGACCTTGGCGCAATCTACAAAACCACCGACGGTGGTAAAAACTGGAAGGCCCTCGTCGAAGGTGCCGTTGGCGTTGCCCGTACCATTGAACGTTCTGCCGATGGTAAATATGTCGCCGTTTCTGCCCGGGGTAATTTTTATTCCACCTGGTCGCCTGGGGACACTGAATGGACACCCCATAACCGTAATTCTTCCCGTCGCCTCCAGAGCATGGGCTTTAACGGCGAAGATAAACTCTGGTTGTTAGCCCGTGGGGGTGTTGTGCAATTTAGCGACGATACAAACCCGGATAATGCTGAAGCCTGGAGCGAACCGGTGACACCGCAGTACCGCAACAGTGTTGGTTTGTTGCACATTGGCTATCGTACCCCCGCAGAACTATGGGCCGCCGGCGGCAGTGGTAGCGTCGTTGTGAGTAAGGATGGTGGCGACACTTGGTTCCGGGATGCTGCCCTAGAGGAGATCCCGACAAACTTCTATCGAGTCGTTTTCTTAAATGAGGACAAAGGCTTCATCCTTGGACAACAGGGGGTGATTTTACGGTACGATACATCCACGGAAGCGGCCTAA
- a CDS encoding valine--pyruvate transaminase: MSQAPLLSKFGTQMSRLTGVRAIMKDIIDTLKAGAGQDFINLSAGNPVIIPEVEQLWRDCTNDLLNSPEYGEVVCRYGSSQGYEPLIEAIATDFNQRYGLNLTSENILITPGSQSLYFLAANAFGGYDNAGQLKSIVLPLSPDYTGYGGVSLYPEAIRAFKPSLDIDRANHRFKYRPDFSQLNIDENTGCVIFSRPCNPTGNVLSDEEAEKIADLAAVHDVPVFIDSAYAPPFPALNFTEMKPLFGGNVIHCMSLSKAGLPGERVGIAIGEPRFIGVLQAFLTNACIHSSRYGQAIAARAIQSGALANIAETVIRPYYQNKIQTLEAALDRVMPKDVPWYLHRGEGAIFGWLWFDELPMTDWELYQELKAVGVIVVPGSPFFPGLREDWPHKQQCLRISLTATDSEIETAMQRLAEVVKKVYTN, translated from the coding sequence ATGTCTCAGGCACCTCTGTTATCGAAATTTGGGACGCAGATGTCGCGTTTAACCGGCGTGCGGGCGATCATGAAAGACATCATCGATACCCTAAAAGCAGGGGCAGGCCAAGATTTTATTAACCTCAGTGCGGGCAATCCGGTAATTATTCCGGAAGTGGAACAGCTCTGGCGCGATTGCACCAACGATCTTCTTAATAGTCCGGAATACGGGGAAGTGGTTTGTCGCTACGGCTCGTCCCAGGGCTATGAACCTCTCATTGAGGCGATCGCCACAGATTTTAACCAGCGTTATGGTCTGAATCTCACCAGCGAAAATATTCTCATTACCCCTGGTTCCCAATCGCTTTATTTCCTCGCCGCCAATGCTTTTGGAGGTTACGACAATGCCGGCCAACTAAAATCCATTGTGCTGCCCCTCAGCCCCGATTACACCGGCTATGGAGGGGTCAGTTTATACCCAGAGGCAATCCGTGCCTTTAAGCCGAGCCTTGATATTGACCGGGCGAACCACCGTTTTAAATATCGCCCTGATTTTAGCCAGCTTAATATCGATGAAAATACGGGCTGTGTCATCTTCTCACGCCCCTGCAATCCGACGGGGAATGTCCTCAGCGATGAAGAAGCGGAAAAAATCGCTGATCTTGCCGCTGTCCATGATGTGCCAGTATTCATTGATTCGGCCTATGCCCCCCCTTTTCCGGCCCTGAATTTCACAGAGATGAAGCCCCTCTTTGGCGGCAATGTGATCCACTGTATGAGCCTCTCTAAAGCTGGGCTGCCGGGAGAACGGGTGGGCATTGCCATTGGAGAACCGCGCTTTATTGGCGTATTACAGGCATTTTTAACCAATGCTTGCATTCATTCGTCGCGCTATGGTCAGGCGATCGCCGCCCGGGCGATTCAATCAGGGGCCTTGGCTAATATTGCGGAAACGGTGATCCGGCCCTACTACCAAAACAAAATTCAAACCCTCGAAGCCGCTTTAGATCGGGTGATGCCTAAGGATGTACCTTGGTATCTCCATCGAGGCGAGGGGGCGATTTTTGGTTGGCTCTGGTTCGATGAACTACCCATGACCGATTGGGAACTGTACCAAGAATTAAAAGCAGTGGGCGTGATTGTGGTGCCGGGCAGTCCCTTTTTCCCAGGTCTGCGGGAAGATTGGCCCCACAAGCAACAATGTCTCCGTATTAGTTTGACGGCTACCGACAGCGAAATTGAAACCGCGATGCAACGGTTAGCCGAGGTAGTCAAAAAAGTTTATACGAATTAA
- a CDS encoding PD-(D/E)XK nuclease family protein has translation MQDQIINLQKFVANNYDLEKLEAKLNEFNPLKVLKVDQYEIRHSNILAWLLTPNENHKLGHAFLKKILAEIIINNENIDTSLSVFDIEKLFYTDFEIRREWKNIDILIISKVNKVCVLIENKVHSGHSQRQLKKYLEIVEKEYTNYRIIPILLTIDGEEALHEKYGVLSHHQILTTLKFVVSLQKENISDKVYDFINYYLNTLELLTMENPEVKALCKQIYKDHKEALDLIYEYKEDTEFEDSAREFIQKIDEEEIFINGKSAWFIPKKLNDSLREPLKEAGGEQWCNNLPFAFWFPAKKDRIGIIIEVRPFNISSFRKAFLEHLRNHGFNKISDKSLNPDAKFTRIFSKYLKFEDWDNKESIIQKMDELYQKAEFRQAAENLLEACKTFNWSPESHEG, from the coding sequence ATGCAAGATCAGATCATAAACCTTCAGAAATTTGTTGCCAATAACTACGATTTAGAAAAATTAGAAGCCAAACTCAATGAATTCAATCCCCTTAAAGTTCTTAAAGTCGATCAATATGAAATTCGGCACTCGAACATTCTTGCATGGCTTTTGACGCCAAATGAAAACCATAAATTAGGTCATGCTTTCTTAAAGAAAATCTTAGCTGAAATCATTATCAACAATGAAAATATCGATACTTCATTATCTGTTTTTGATATCGAAAAATTATTTTACACAGATTTTGAAATCCGACGTGAGTGGAAAAATATTGACATTTTAATTATTAGCAAAGTAAACAAGGTTTGTGTGCTAATAGAAAATAAAGTTCATAGTGGACATTCACAAAGACAACTAAAAAAATATCTTGAGATTGTAGAAAAAGAATATACTAATTATCGAATTATTCCTATCCTTCTAACAATAGATGGGGAAGAAGCTCTCCATGAAAAATATGGAGTCTTATCCCATCACCAAATACTGACAACCCTCAAGTTTGTCGTTTCACTGCAGAAAGAAAATATCAGTGATAAGGTTTATGATTTTATCAATTACTACCTCAATACTTTGGAATTGCTGACTATGGAAAATCCGGAAGTAAAGGCTTTGTGTAAGCAGATCTACAAGGATCACAAAGAAGCTTTGGATTTGATTTATGAATACAAAGAAGACACCGAATTTGAAGATTCCGCACGTGAATTTATCCAAAAAATTGATGAGGAAGAAATCTTTATCAACGGAAAAAGTGCCTGGTTTATCCCCAAAAAACTCAATGATTCTTTGAGAGAACCGTTAAAAGAAGCGGGCGGAGAACAATGGTGTAATAATTTACCTTTCGCTTTTTGGTTTCCTGCAAAGAAGGATAGAATTGGAATTATCATTGAAGTTAGACCCTTCAATATTTCATCTTTCAGAAAAGCTTTCCTGGAACATTTAAGAAATCATGGGTTCAATAAAATTTCTGATAAATCCTTGAATCCTGACGCAAAATTTACAAGAATTTTTTCTAAGTATTTAAAGTTCGAAGACTGGGATAATAAGGAAAGTATTATTCAAAAAATGGATGAGCTGTATCAAAAAGCAGAGTTTCGTCAAGCAGCAGAAAATTTACTAGAAGCCTGTAAGACTTTTAATTGGTCCCCAGAGTCTCACGAAGGGTGA
- a CDS encoding SagB/ThcOx family dehydrogenase translates to MSRSLPLSAHYHQRTKYDPQTLSKRGKSLDWSQQPSPFKGYKIGTSYDLKPYLELDRNEPPWENLSYLLLLSYGLTAKIPTFGGDFVYLRTAPSAGGLYPAELYLISRGTELLPAGLYHYQPQTHTLLRFWDNHCWVDLQEACFRHPALEKTQLALVTTAIFYRSAWRYEARAYRRIFLDTGHLLGNVNLAATAHGFRPHLIGGFSDRLMNQLLYLDGETEAVTSIIALNPQPQATSYGKTALPSPVALDYPDLTDEALLKALHEASMIQAKASVPPRQPNLLEDKYNFPFCLKVSLANTDAENRYSQRIDWGEDQEDLEETILKRRSTRAYTGEDLTLEELQLMLHFTYHPEDYGEQGLLSDPDYFDLSLIETFVAVSGVEGLEAGCYYYAPKAQALRQIRFKNFREELHYLCLGQDLGRDAAALVFHTADLGAAVSRYGDRAYRYLHMDAGQLGQRLNLAAIQLDLGVSGIGGFFDDQVNEVLGIPDDEAVLYVTTLGVPEQG, encoded by the coding sequence ATGAGCCGATCTTTACCCCTCTCAGCCCATTATCACCAACGCACCAAATACGATCCCCAAACCCTTTCCAAGCGGGGCAAATCCCTAGATTGGTCCCAACAGCCGAGTCCCTTCAAAGGCTACAAAATTGGCACCAGCTACGATCTCAAGCCCTATTTAGAACTTGACCGCAATGAACCCCCGTGGGAAAACCTGTCCTATTTGCTATTGTTAAGCTACGGGCTAACCGCCAAAATTCCGACCTTTGGGGGAGATTTCGTGTACCTCAGAACTGCTCCTTCGGCGGGGGGCCTGTATCCAGCGGAACTATATCTCATCTCCCGGGGTACCGAACTGCTCCCGGCGGGCCTTTATCACTATCAGCCCCAAACCCATACCCTACTGCGCTTTTGGGATAACCACTGTTGGGTCGATCTCCAAGAAGCTTGCTTTCGCCATCCCGCCCTCGAAAAGACCCAACTGGCCCTCGTGACTACGGCAATTTTTTATCGCTCGGCTTGGCGTTACGAAGCTCGGGCCTACCGTCGCATTTTCCTCGATACAGGCCATTTGCTGGGTAATGTGAACTTGGCAGCCACAGCCCATGGGTTTCGTCCCCATCTCATCGGTGGGTTTAGCGATCGCCTGATGAATCAACTCCTCTATCTCGACGGGGAAACAGAGGCAGTGACCAGTATTATTGCCCTCAATCCGCAACCCCAAGCAACCAGTTACGGTAAAACCGCCTTACCTTCCCCTGTGGCCCTCGATTACCCTGATTTAACGGATGAAGCGCTCCTCAAGGCCCTCCATGAAGCTTCGATGATTCAGGCAAAAGCTTCCGTCCCCCCCCGTCAACCGAATCTGTTGGAAGACAAATACAATTTTCCGTTCTGCCTCAAGGTTTCCCTCGCGAATACAGATGCTGAAAATCGATATAGTCAGCGCATTGACTGGGGTGAAGACCAAGAGGATTTAGAAGAAACAATCTTAAAGCGGCGCTCGACCCGTGCCTACACCGGAGAAGACCTCACCCTCGAAGAGTTGCAATTAATGCTGCACTTTACCTATCATCCCGAAGACTATGGGGAACAGGGATTACTGAGCGATCCGGACTATTTTGACTTGAGTTTGATCGAGACCTTTGTGGCGGTTTCTGGGGTAGAGGGCTTAGAGGCCGGATGCTACTACTATGCGCCTAAGGCCCAGGCATTACGGCAAATACGCTTTAAAAATTTCCGCGAAGAGTTGCATTACCTTTGTTTGGGTCAAGATTTAGGGCGAGATGCGGCGGCTTTGGTTTTCCACACAGCAGATTTGGGGGCCGCAGTCAGCCGCTATGGCGATCGCGCCTATCGTTACCTACATATGGATGCAGGCCAATTGGGGCAACGCTTAAACCTCGCCGCAATCCAGCTAGACTTGGGAGTCAGCGGCATTGGGGGCTTCTTCGATGATCAAGTCAACGAGGTTCTCGGCATTCCTGATGATGAGGCGGTGCTCTATGTCACGACCCTCGGTGTACCAGAGCAGGGCTAA